One Brassica napus cultivar Da-Ae chromosome A5, Da-Ae, whole genome shotgun sequence DNA window includes the following coding sequences:
- the LOC106451775 gene encoding protein NETWORKED 1A-like: MATVLHSESRRLYSWWWDSHIPKNSKWIQQNLADMDSKVKAMIKLIEEDADSFARRAEMYYKKRPELMKLVEEFYRAYRALAERYDHATVELRHAHKTMAEAFPNQVPFDMIEDSASSSCSEPRTPDKMPPGLQPFYDSDSTTSRRGLSQLSECVGSSETEVESLKRTLVELGAEKEALNLQYQLSLNKLSKLEEDLKDAQKDVNGLGERASKAEIESKILAEGLAKLEAERDAALLRYNQAMEKIADLDESFALAQEDIKGLTNRAIKAETEAESLKEEQSRLHSEKEAGLAQYNQCLEMISTLEKKVKEAEENAQLFSNQSAKAEDEIKALRHELLKVNEVKDGLIIRYQQCLETISKLEREVSHAQENAKRLSSEVLAGAAKLKTVEEQCTVLESSNETLKVEADGLTHRLAAKDQELIQKQNELEKFQGLIQDEHSRFLEIEASLRSLKALHSQSQEEQKVLASELQSRVEMLRELETRNHSLEGEISSVKEENRNISDSSMISLETQKCEISSLKEVKGRLEEEVARQINQSSALQEEICRLKDEINSLNRRYQAIMEQVKLAGLEPESLACSVRKLQDENSKLTELFNLQRDDTDALTEKLCEMDDILRKNVGLEKLLLESNTKLDGSKEKAKDLQERCDSLRREKSEFIAERSNLLSQLQIMTENMQKLLEKNSLLETSLSGANIELQGVKEKSKCFEEFFQLLKNDKAELTKERESLISQLNSVKEKLGVLEKEFTELQGRYADLQRDKQFKNLQVEELRVALATEKQERASYERSTDTRLAELQSNVSFLREECRSRQKEFEEELDRAVNAQVEIFILQKFIEDLEQKNFSLVIECQKYAEASTFSEKLISELESENLEQQMETEFLLHEIDNCRGAIYQVFKALQLEAADQKIATERVPVSRILGGINELKRSLSISEYEKQRLVIENSVLLSLLGEHQSDGMKVELEKENAEKDLETMVHRYGMLKKDRLELLELNRQLKAELMDREQRELELRAELQTEHSKFESLHESYMALHQDYSNALGKNKTLELKFSELKGEMCILEVENDAILQEAVSLSNMSVVYQSFGSEKAEAFAENLRSLQDINRGLKQKVETLEEKLKGKEVDSQDLNSKLEKLQESLEEANELTDLLEHQITDKEEIMRQKAIELLEAEEMLKATHNANAELCEAVEELRKDCKESKQLRRNLERRISELVECSGRQDEEIKKLSNVKENLEVEVELLHKEIQEQRVREEFLSSELQEKSNEFGLWDAEATSFYFDLQISAVREVLLENKVKELTGVCENLKDEAVSKTSEIKQMKETVGFLEYEVTVLKTQLSAYDPVVASLAEDVKSLEKNALLLMKLPAPSDRSREDDEDSETEVSQGHSSTNQDNGIVLLQDMRTRVKIIEQAVVGEKKRLGKMRRRSSSHRSRDRRLLEETEHEDKFSGEFRQPRSPAITEMRNGSLMKDIPLDHVADSPFYGRSRRTSRGSNDQMLELWEESAEPESSIKSLMNSKKPTLPRLHRRSRNPSIESQSEKVVDKLELSKSAEENAKIMERLLADSRRLASLRVILRDLKSKLDLSEKPGKFTNPEFARVRKQLKEIEDAILQLENTNEILAKEIEETGDARDIYRKVVIEKSRIGSEKIELMEQEMHNIERTVLKLEDGAAKSKGKTKFSESRTVILLRDIIHKGGKRTARKKKNRFCGCMRSSSAKEE; encoded by the exons ATGGCTACCGTGTTGCATTCTGAGTCGAGGCGCTTGTACTCCTGGTGGTGGGATAGTCACATCCCCAAAAACTCTAAATGGATCCAACAGAATCTTGCAG ATATGGATTCCAAAGTCAAGGCTATGATTAAACTCATCGAAGAGGATGCAGATTCTTTTGCGAGACGGGCTGAGATGTACTACAAGAAACGTCCAGAGCTGATGAAACTTGTTGAAGAATTCTACAGAGCATACCGTGCATTAGCGGAGAGGTACGATCATGCGACCGTGGAGCTTCGTCACGCTCACAAAACCATGGCCGAGGCGTTCCCTAACCAAGTGCCCTTCGACATGATTGAGGATTCTGCTTCTTCCTCTTGCTCTGAGCCACGCACGCCTGATAAAATGCCACCTGGACTCCAGCCCTTTTATGACTCTGACAGTACCACAAGTAGAAGAGGGTTAAGTCAGCTGAGTGAGTGCGTGGGAAGTTCTGAAACAGAAGTTGAGAGTTTGAAGAGGACGTTGGTTGAGCTTGGAGCTGAGAAGGAAGCCTTGAATCTTCAGTATCAGCTGAGCTTGAACAAATTATCAAAACTAGAAGAAGACCTTAAAGACGCTCAAAAGGATGTTAATGGGCTTGGTGAACGTGCTAGCAAAGCTGAGATTGAGAGTAAGATACTTGCAGAAGGCCTTGCGAAGCTTGAAGCCGAGAGGGATGCTGCGCTTCTTCGATACAATCAAGCCATGGAAAAGATAGCAGATCTGGATGAATCATTTGCTCTTGCGCAAGAAGATATAAAGGGGCTCACCAACCGAGCGATTAAAGCAGAGACAGAAGCAGAGAGTCTCAAGGAAGAGCAAAGTAGATTGCATTCTGAGAAGGAAGCTGGCTTAGCGCAGTACAATCAATGCCTTGAGATGATATCTACTCTAGAGAAGAAGGTGAAAGAGGCCGAGGAGAATGCTCAACTGTTTAGCAATCAGTCTGCAAAGGCAGAAGATGAGATTAAAGCATTGAGACATGAGCTTCTGAAGGTGAATGAAGTGAAGGACGGTTTGATTATTCGTTACCAGCAGTGTTTGGAAACGATATCCAAGCTAGAAAGAGAAGTCTCTCATGCTCAGGAAAATGCCAAAAGACTGAGTAGTGAAGTTCTGGCTGGAGCTGCAAAATTGAAGACTGTTGAGGAGCAATGTACTGTTTTGGAGAGCTCAAATGAAACTTTGAAGGTAGAAGCAGATGGTCTAACACACAGATTAGCAGCTAAGGATCAAGAACTTATCCAGAAGCAAAACGAGCTTGAAAAGTTTCAAGGTTTGATCCAAGATGAGCACTCTCGGTTTTTGGAAATTGAAGCCAGTCTTAGAAGTTTGAAAGCTTTGCATTCTCAGTCTCAAGAGGAGCAAAAGGTTCTTGCTTCAGAACTTCAAAGCAGGGTTGAGATGCTGAGGGAGTTAGAGACTCGTAATCATAGCTTGGAAGGCGAGATCAGCTCAGTCAAAGAAGAAAATCGAAACATAAGTGACTCTTCTATGATCTCCCTTGAGACTCAGAAATGCGAGATTTCTAGCTTGAAGGAAGTTAAAGGAAGACTCGAGGAAGAAGTAGCTAGACAGATTAACCAAAGCAGTGCCCTCCAAGAAGAGATCTGTCGTCTGAAGGATGAAATCAACAGCTTGAATAGAAGGTATCAAGCAATAATGGAGCAAGTGAAACTCGCTGGATTGGAACCTGAATCCCTTGCCTGCtctgtgaggaagctacaagaCGAAAACTCAAAACTGACTGAGTTGTTTAACCTCCAAAGAGATGATACAGATGCTCTTACCGAGAAGCTGTGTGAGATGGATGACATTCTAAGGAAGAATGTTGGTCTAGAGAAGTTGCTTCTGGAATCAAACACTAAACTAGATGGTTctaaggagaaggcaaaggatcTGCAAGAACGGTGTGACTCTCTAAGAAGAGAGAAATCTGAGTTTATCGCCGAGAGATCTAACTTGCTTTCTCAGTTGCAAATCATGACTGAGAATATGCAGAAGCTCTTGGAAAAAAACTCGTTATTGGAGACATCCCTCTCTGGTGCAAACATTGAGCTTCAAGGTGTAAAGGAGAAGTCAAAATGCTTTGAAGAATTCTTCCAGTTGCTCAAAAACGATAAGGCCGAGCTCACAAAGGAAAGAGAATCTCTCATCTCTCAGTTAAACAGTGTTAAGGAGAAGCTAGGAGTTTTGGAGAAGGAATTCACTGAACTGCAAGGAAGATATGCTGATCTACAGAGGGACAAACAGTTCAAAAATCTTCAAGTGGAAGAGTTAAGAGTCGCGCTAGCCACAGAGAAGCAAGAGCGTGCTAGCTACGAAAGATCAACTGACACCAGATTGGCAGAGCTGCAGAGTAACGTGAGCTTTCTTCGAGAAGAGTGTCGCTCCAGGCAAAAAGAGTTTGAAGAAGAGCTTGACAGAGCTGTAAATGCACAAGTCGAGATCTTCATCTTGCAGAAGTTTATAGAAGACTTGGAGCAGAAGAACTTTTCTCTCGTGATTGAGTGCCAGAAGTATGCGGAGGCGTCAACGTTCTCAGAGAAACTCATTTCTGAGCTTGAAAGCGAGAATCTTGAGCAACAGATGGAAACAGAGTTCTTGCTCCATGAGATTGATAACTGCAGAGGTGCAATCTATCAAGTGTTTAAGGCACTTCAACTTGAAGCAGCTGACCAGAAGATTGCGACAGAGAGAGTTCCAGTTTCACGCATCTTGGGTGGAATTAATGAACTGAAACGTTCACTTTCCATCTCTGAATATGAGAAGCAGCGGCTTGTGATTGAGAACTCTGTTCTCTTATCTCTACTTGGTGAACACCAATCCGATGGCATGAAGGTGGAATTAGAGAAAGAGAATGCAGAGAAAGATCTGGAGACGATGGTACATCGCTATGGGATGCTGAAAAAGGACAGGCTCGAGCTGTTGGAATTGAACCGCCAGTTGAAAGCAGAACTGATGGACAGAGagcagcgggagctggagctAAGAGCTGAACTGCAAACGGAGCATTCAAAGTTTGAGAGTTTGCATGAGTCATACATGGCTTTGCATCAAGATTACTCAAATGCTCTCggcaaaaacaaaactttggaGCTGAAATTCTCAGAGCTTAAAGGTGAAATGTGTATACTTGAGGTAGAGAACGATGCCATTCTTCAAGAAGCTGTTTCCTTGAGCAACATGTCCGTGGTTTACCAGTCATTTGGGTCTGAAAAGGCTGAAGCGTTTGCTGAAAACCTGAGAAGTTTACAAGATATTAATAGGGGGCTGAAGCAGAAGGTTGAGACATTGGAGGAGAAGTTAAAAGGGAAAGAGGTGGACAGTCAGGACCTTAATAGCAAGCTGGAGAAGTTACAGGAAAGCCTCGAAGAAGCAAACGAGCTAACTGATCTCTTAGAACATCAGATTACAGATAAAGAGGAAATCATGAGACAGAAGGCGATAGAGCTCCTGGAAGCCGAAGAGATGCTCAAGGCTACACACAATGCAAACGCGGAACTGTGCGAGGCAGTTGAAGAGCTGAGGAAAGACTGTAAGGAATCAAAACAACTAAGGAGAAATTTGGAGAGGCGGATCTCTGAACTGGTTGAATGCAGTGGGAGACAGGATGAAGAGATTAAAAAGCTTAGCAATGTGAAGGAGAATCTGGAGGTTGAGGTAGAGTTGCTACACAAGGAGATCCAAGAACAGCGAGTTCGAGAGGAGTTCCTGAGTTCGGAGCTGCAGGAGAAAAGCAATGAGTTCGGACTTTGGGATGCGGAGGCAACATCTTTCTACTTTGATCTACAGATCTCAGCTGTCCGTGAAGTTTTGCTGGAGAACAAAGTTAAGGAACTCACTGGAGTTTGTGAAAACCTCAAAGATGAAGCTGTTTCAAAGACCTCAGAGATAAAGCAGATGAAAGAAACAGTTGGATTCTTAGAATATGAAGTGACTGTGCTGAAGACTCAACTGTCTGCCTATGATCCCGTGGTAGCATCTCTTGCAGAAGATGTTAAATCACTAGAGAAAAATGCACTATTGTTGATGAAACTCCCTGCGCCATCTGATCGTTCCAGAGAG GATGATGAGGATTCAGAAACAGAAGTCTCTCAAGGGCATAGCAGTACCAACCAAGACAATGGAATTGTGCTATTGCAGGACATGAGAACAAGAGTTAAAATCATCGAGCAAGCAGTTGTTGGGGAAAAGAAGAGGCTTGGAAAAATGAGAAGACGAAGCTCTTCCCACAGAAGCAGAGACCGCAGGCTGCTTGAAGAGACTGAACATGAGGACAAATTCTCTGGTGAATTCAGACAGCCTAGATCACCTGCAATAACTGAGATGAGAAATGGTTCATTGATGAAAGACATTCCCCTTGATCATGTTGCAGACTCTCCGTTCTATGGAAGAAGCCGGAGAACTAGCCGTGGCTCCAATGACCAGATGCTTGAGTTATGGGAAGAATCTGCTGAGCCAGAATCTAGCATCAAGTCTCTGATGAACTCAAAGAAGCCTACCCTTCCCCGTCTTCACCGCAGAAGCAGGAATCCGTCTATTGAATCACAGTCTGAGAAAGTTGTTGACAAGTTAGAGTTATCTAAAAGCGCTGAGGAGAACGCAAAGATCATGGAGAGACTTTTGGCTGATTCTCGAAGACTTGCAAGCCTTAGAGTCATCCTGAGAGATCTGAAAAGCAAGCTGGATCTGAGCGAGAAACCAGGCAAGTTCACTAATCCCGAATTTGCTAGAGTGAGGAAGCAGCTGAAAGAAATAGAAGACGCCATCCTTCAGCTTGAAAACACAAACGAGATTCTTGCCAAGGAAATTGAGGAGACTGGAGACGCCAGAGATATCTACAGAAAGGTGGTTATAGAGAAGTCAAGAATTGGATCCGAGAAGATTGAGCTGATGGAGCAAGAAATGCACAACATTGAGAGAACAGTGCTAAAGCTTGAAGATGGAGCAGCCAAAAGTAAAGGAAAGACAAAGTTCTCTGAGAGTAGGACAGTGATACTCTTGAGAGACATTATCCACAAAGGTGGGAAAAGGACagcaaggaagaagaaaaaccgTTTCTGTGGCTGCATGAGATCTTCTTCAGCTAAGGAAGAGTAG